The following are encoded in a window of Mustelus asterias chromosome 11, sMusAst1.hap1.1, whole genome shotgun sequence genomic DNA:
- the LOC144500486 gene encoding zinc finger protein 518A-like: MQSDPRNFAQLYEANTFTDANSKMYCRKKQSLPAGICLQEDKESVAQKCVQVSSIPSVTANKHMNKQPWQELKFKLKNAKVVLSRLDVKKNISPYVLVNQSKTSRSRCQTARKSLRGEKLAQVNHRIISFEDSSVQQSLGETSKTSEGNTKTVLVKVLRFSCAKCKDGAEYNPKQLLKHYQELHAADLPVYPCELCSFTANDFQTLSQHRLKHRTPLLKCEVCNDGKVYTLQELRKHLNWKHGVNGNFRCEKCRFSTKDQGTFIQHIHRHDVIQYKCGKCEHVSYTKGEFQRHLVVHTGAFPFCCQYCKYGATRKDYIIKHINAVHKGLTEGSSSKAEMDPCQKGKLKTTVGLKLVLKRYKIGVSRKAQWRKKKQNLYLVPTKDNATSSDDATKEFSHPVQQSSPAADICLNEVVSTTDISVEKDDISGPKPTDSTSSSQPMTDVRGSNQIGSKLISRAPFVILKQNQLSVPSNYSAQFMGFRVVNGKQHLVLRLMPTSKQNLNASNSQTQASNDNSVCLSQNAGNSNVRLLDANTSSVNAQSIRSSNTFTNQPRAFIIMDSSVESKMQTVGSQVSHIPLKNGKFTQVKTQEPLFAGVSSSQTGKLLSTSSLNPVVTAVNKGVPDNQVVQNKIATSEKSSVSNSSPTPFPTKELQCLNEQISGGKNVSQSDCDASLQSIKGTHLPFIHNYAKVNIPTSEQSDSLIVQRDISKTSSFNPELSSGKPKEASAIQVSDLQQLQCIAPSQASIIPKYGLLNGNVSTSSKPSVTSNPSHLLLGCQNQGGQGLNELSSPILLQMLEPSEIVNEESDAESKLVSSTASSTQCTSSAASNSSFLFASSETGAETLNAQYNEPCNNSMVDYNLNSCNEVLNKTASKQSICPVNVKEPNQVNDKCLYNLNNLHATEIPVSDNCQSEVVAEVLEDVTESVTEREFRHVCESVQDCATVQSQQELGQYNSNWSSTDLTHGSEADDKFQNTEEDETIFANNVGSQEEILHCCRSESFLEKSDCLRKPDVEMMDYYAKDDMNHSISAENFYEEQVSDSDDKMSPVMPRITSVFSLQTGDGMSCLAPEENQLLLDALKSTSVVGDENPRTEPQCPKSSPTGFLETQTSAHITTNKMALHNYSMKEESEAVQVDALNDSCVLDNDKYLGDHGMLQPVSPTISSSCMQPNGERLSTLLKTHSAEIINQQLIKDAIRTTANGGSNSSVALLGPLRLAGITKPVLVQPSQKGSAVPLHLTQQSRLQVVSGTPVPQAKVVTGNSATLSDKGPGLILTFSNGTLGAVASIVCGGNSQILDSTRASVPGQAPDKIRHNICSITSSSRLGCMKTTPVNVLSSKDTLPKDPVSAVFDHHSYAKLAFDLNDSHTSERGSLNVNGPDADLISEPLENVKSSVLNNSLSFPVRQEPVLGSEDTQTSIANESDQQTVVLQCIVQKKPTGVTSEDTVVNSSSVSEENGPLKKIFLRFIKGPNGESGMKSSQVLNNSVAFHNNAAGNLTKPLQQPRQAVLITGSSPCILLPVNKSVPLTPANGNIPPQISAQASFKLPILPAVRSSSIRSAEKRNTNKASSVTSQRSATKSNCRWDDEKSDELWQPRKSCNENLVFRYSKRLKKKLENSENAPKTEASRFSELKETEERKRMKPPEVNNMAPNCRIVKTLRLVPFDHGQLVRCPRRNQPVIVLNHPDVDVPEVINVMKTIKKCSGNVLKVVLSKRTICALLNPCSNMQVAAKGLLINQCKKMKPVSPVKERYVLKLKLKKTSKNNYQIVKTVSNKTIEAKFSCWFCGRVFENQEDWVGHGQRHLMEATRDWNNLT, encoded by the coding sequence ATGCAATCCGACCCAAGAAATTTTGCACAACTTTATGAAGCAaatacttttacagatgcaaataGCAAGATGTATTGTAGAAAGAAACAAAGTTTGCCTGCAGGAATTTGTTTGCAAGAGGACAAAGAATCTGTAGCACAAAAATGTGTACAAGTTTCATCTATACCTTCAGTGACTGCGAATAAACATATGAATAAGCAGCCGTGGCAAGAGTTGAAATTCAAACTTAAAAATGCAAAAGTTGTTCTGTCAAGATTAGATGTGAAAAAAAACATCTCTCCATACGTGCTTGTAAATCAAAGTAAAACATCACGAAGTCGATGCCAGACTGCAAGAAAATCCTTGAGGGGAGAAAAACTAGCTCAGGTGAACCATCGGATTATTTCTTTTGAGGATAGTTCTGTGCAGCAGTCATTGGGTGAGACATCTAAAACTTCCGAGGGGAATACAAAAACTGTATTAGTAAAGGTTCTACGTTTTAGCTGTGCAAAATGTAAAGATGGTGCTGAATACAACCCAAAACAGTTACTGAAGCATTATCAGGAGTTGCATGCTGCAGATTTACCTGTATATCCCTGTGAGTTGTGTAGTTTTACTGCTAATGATTTTCAGACACTAAGTCAACACCGACTGAAACATCGTACTCCTCTTCTTAAGTGTGAAGTATGCAATGATGGTAAAGTGTATACTCTACAAGAACTGAGAAAGCATTTAAATTGGAAACATGGTGTAAATGGTAATTTTCGTTGTGAAAAGTGCCGATTTTCTACTAAGGATCAAGGCACATTTATTCAGCACATTCACCGACATGATGTGATTCAGTACAAATGTGGTAAATGTGAGCATGTAAGTTACACAAAAGGTGAGTTTCAAAGACATCTTGTTGTACACACAGGTGCTTTTCCTTTTTGCTGTCAATACTGCAAATACGGTGCAACACGTAAAGACTACATTATAAAACACATTAATGCTGTCCATAAGGGtctgacagagggtagcagttcaAAAGCAGAAATGGATCCATGTCAAAAAGGAAAATTGAAGACCACGGTGGGTCTGAAACTTGTTCTGAAACGATACAAAATTGGGGTGTCTCGGAAAGCACAATggagaaaaaaaaagcaaaacctGTATTTGGTACCTACAAAGGATAATGCTACAAGCTCTGATGATGCAACAAAGGAATTCAGCCATCCAGTACAACAGTCTTCACCAGCTGCAGATATATGTTTGAATGAAGTAGTTAGTACTACAGATATTAGTGTTGAGAAAGATGACATTTCAGGACCAAAGCCAACGGATTCTACTAGCTCTTCACAACCGATGACAGATGTACGTGGTTCTAATCAAATAGGCAGTAAGTTAATCTCTCGAGCACCTTTTGTAATATTAAAGCAGAATCAGTTATCAGTGCCATCTAATTATAGTGCTCAATTTATGGGCTTCAGAGTGGTAAATGGTAAGCAACATTTAGTACTAAGGCTCATGCCTACATCTAAACAAAATTTAAATGCTTCAAATTCGCAAACCCAAGCCAGTAATGACAACTCTGTAtgtttgtctcagaatgcaggaaaTTCCAATGTTAGATTACTTGATGCAAACACATCAAGTGTGAATGCACAATCCATTAGATCATCAAATACTTTCACAAATCAGCCTCGTGCATTTATCATCATGGACAGTTCTGTGGAATCAAAGATGCAGACTGTAGGATCACAGGTGTCACACATACCTTTAAAAAATGGTAAATTTACTCAGGTTAAAACACAAGAGCCATTGTTTGCAGGCGTAAGCTCATCTCAAACAGGAAAATTATTATCAACTTCTTCATTGAATCCAGTTGTGACTGCAGTAAATAAGGGTGTGCCCGATAACCAGGTTGTACAGAACAAAATTGCAACTTCAGAAAAATCTTCAGTTTCAAATAGTAGTCCAACACCGTTTCCCACAAAGGAGTTGCAGTGCTTAAATGAGCAGATATCTGGTGGAAAAAATGTGTCCCAGTCAGATTGTGATGCCTCACTACAATCCATAAAAGGCACCCATTTGCCTTTTATTCACAATTATGCCAAGGTGAACATTCCTACTTCAGAACAATCTGATAGTTTGATAGTACAAAGAGATATTTCAAAGACAAGTTCCTTTAATCCTGAATTGAGCTCTGGAAAGCCAAAAGAAGCTAGTGCAATTCAAGTGTCGGATCTTCAACAGTTGCAATGTATTGCACCTTCTCAAGCCTCTATAATTCCAAAATATGGCCTATTAAATGGAAACGTTTCAACTTCCAGCAAGCCATCAGTGACAAGCAATCCTTCCCACTTGTTGCTTGGGTGTCAAAATCAAGGTGGCCAAGGTTTGAATGAGCTTAGTTCACCTAtacttctgcaaatgctggaaccTTCTGAAATAGTTAACGAAGAATCTGATGCAGAAAGCAAATTGGTGTCCTCAACAGCATCTTCTACACAATGCACAAGTTCTGCTGCATCAAATAGTAGTTTCCTTTTTGCTTCAAGCGAAACGGGAGCTGAAACTCTAAATGCACAATATAATGAACCCTGTAATAATTCTATGGTTGACTATAATCTTAATTCTTGCAATGAAGTATTAAACAAAACTGCTTCAAAACAAAGTATCTGTCCCGTCAATGTAAAGGAACCTAACCAAGTTAATGATAAGTGTTTGTATAATTTAAATAACCTGCATGCTACAGAAATACCAGTATCCGACAATTGTCAGTCTGAAGTGGTGGCCGAAGTGTTAGAAGATGTCACGGAAAGTGTCACTGAAAGGGAATTCAGACATGTTTGTGAAAGTGTCCAAGATTGTGCGACAGTACAGAGTCAACAAGAACTTGGGCAATATAATAGTAATTGGTCTTCAACAGATTTGACTCATGGCTCAGAGGCAGATGACAAATTTCAAAATACAGAAGAGGATGAAACTATTTTTGCCAATAATGTAGGTTCACAGGAAGAGATCCTGCATTGCTGTAGATCAGAATCCTTTTTAGAAAAATCAGATTGCTTGAGGAAACCAGATGTAGAGATGATGGACTATTATGCCAAAGATGACATGAATCATAGTATCTCTGCAGAAAACTTTTATGAAGAGCAAGTTAGTGATTCTGATGACAAGATGTCCCCGGTGATGCCCAGAATTACATCTGTGTTCTCGTTGCAGACTGGGGATGGAATGAGTTGCTTGGCTCCGGAAGAAAATCAGTTATTACTTGATGCATTGAAGAGCACCTCCGTAGTTGGTGATGAAAATCCTCGCACTGAACCACAGTGTCCTAAAAGTAGTCCAACTGGTTTTCTAGAGACACAGACTAGTGCACATATTACAACAAACAAAATGGCTTTGCATAATTATTCCATGAAGGAAGAATCTGAGGCTGTGCAGGTGGATGCTCTAAATGATAGCTGTGTTTTAGATAATGATAAATATCTCGGTGACCATGGTATGCTGCAGCCTGTATCGCCAACTATATCAAGCAGTTGCATGCAACCAAATGGCGAAAGACTGAGCACATTGTTAAAGACTCATTCTGCTGAAATAATTAACCAGCAATTAATAAAGGATGCAATTCGTACCACTGCTAATGGGGGCAGTAACTCATCTGTTGCACTTTTGGGACCCTTGCGTCTTGCTGGCATCACCAAGCCGGTTTTAGTCCAACCATCGCAGAAAGGATCTGCAGTTCCCTTACATTTGACACAACAATCCCGATTACAAGTAGTTTCTGGGACACCAGTTCCACAGGCAAAAGTTGTTACTGGAAACTCTGCCACTCTGTCAGATAAAGGGCCTGGCTTGATACTTACTTTCAGTAATGGAACACTTGGTGCAGTTGCTAGCATTGTTTGTGGTGGTAACTCTCAGATATTGGATAGTACACGTGCCAGTGTACCAGGACAAGCACCTGACAAAATTAGACACAATATATGTTCAATAACAAGTAGTTCCAGACTCGGCTGCATGAAGACCACACCGGTAAACGTTTTGTCTTCCAAAGACACTTTACCTAAAGATCCGGTTTCTGCAGTGTTTGATCATCATTCTTATGCAAAGCTTGCTTTTGATTTGAATGACAGCCATACATCTGAGAGAGGTTCATTAAATGTAAATGGTCCAGATGCAGACCTGATCAGTGAACCACTTGAAAATGTAAAATCATCAGTATTAAATAATTCGCTGTCATTTCCAGTGAGACAAGAGCCTGTTTTGGGTAGTGAGGACACACAGACAAGTATTGCAAATGAATCAGACCAACAAACTGTTGTGCTTCAGTGTATTGTGCAGAAGAAGCCTACTGGGGTTACAAGTGAGGATACAGTGGTAAATTCTAGTTCTGTGTCTGAAGAAAATGGACCACTTAAGAAGATTTTTTTGAGATTTATTAAAGGTCCTAATGGGGAGTCGGGAATGAAGAGCAGCCAAGTCCTGAACAATTCGGTGGCATTTCACAACAATGCAGCAGGCAACCTGACTAAACCTTTACAGCAACCAAGACAGGCTGTATTGATTACTGGTAGCTCTCCATGTATCTTACTGCCAGTGAATAAATCTGTGCCCTTAACTCCTGCAAATGGCAACATCCCTCCCCAAATCAGTGCTCAGGCTTCCTTTAAGCTTCCTATTCTTCCAGCTGTCCGGAGTTCATCTATTCGTTCTGCTGAGAAAAGAAATACTAATAAAGCCTCTTCAGTTACTTCACAAAGATCTGCAACAAAGTCAAACTGCCGATGGGATGATGAGAAATCTGATGAGCTGTGGCAACCACGGAAGTCATGTAATGAAAATCTTGTATTCAGATACAGCAAGCGACTAAAAAAAAAGTTGGAGAATTCTGAAAATGCACCAAAAACAGAAGCCAGTAGGTTTAGTGAACTTAAAGAAACAGAGGAAAGAAAGAGAATGAAACCTCCTGAAGTTAACAATATGGCACCTAATTGTAGAATTGTGAAAACCTTAAGACTTGTACCTTTTGATCATGGGCAGCTTGTTAGATGCCCTAGAAGAAACCAGCCTGTGATAGTGCTTAACCACCCTGATGTTGATGTCCCTGAAGTGATTAATGTCATGAAAACCATTAAGAAGTGCAGCGGAAATGTTCTCAAAGTAGTTTTATCAAAAAGAACAATCTGTGCTTTGTTGAACCCTTGCAGCAATATGCAAGTAGCTGCAAAGGGGCTCCTCATCAATCAATGCAAAAAGATGAAACCAGTGAGCCCTGTGAAAGAAAGATATGTACTAAAATTAAAGTTGAAGAAGACGAGCAAGAACAATTATCAAATTGTGAAAACTGTTTCAAATAAAACTATTGAAGCTAAGTTTAGCTGCTGGTTTTGTGGTCGCGTATTTGAAAACCAGGAGGATTGGGTGGGTCATGGTCAACGACATTTAATGGAAGCTACGAGGGACTGGAATAACTTGACTTGA